Part of the Zea mays cultivar B73 chromosome 4, Zm-B73-REFERENCE-NAM-5.0, whole genome shotgun sequence genome is shown below.
gtttagagtttcgagttaagggtttggctttcactatttagggttcaggatttatggtgtgggcaaattttttctgtctctagaattttattaaggtttggataaattgtactatctctaaaattttacttTGGTTTGCACTTAGTTTGTTTATGATCTCTGTATTTTTctattacttggtttatattttaatattggttggacacatggaaaccatttaatggtaaaaaatccataggtgtaagcattcaattaaattgtactatctcttcaatcctactatggttcggcctaaaattttttgttttctagattttgctactcttttggttaaattttactataggttggacacaaatcacaatttTGGTTCTTTaatggagaccataatggtcaaataGCCATtggagttatccttcgatacatagggtttagggtttagcgtttagagtttcgagttaagggtttggGGTTCAGCGTTTATTGCTTAGGTTTAAGgatttagggtttgggcaaattTTTCTATCTTTATACATTTATTAATACTTGGGTTTGGGTTTGGACacaatcacattcttgggtttttagtggagcccatttaatggtaaaaaatccataggtgtaagtATTCggtacatagggtttagggtttgatgtttagggtTTTGGCATTACggtttagggttttgggtttggggtcCGATGTTTAGTGTTTAGGGTTATGGTTAAGTCTTTAGGGTTTAGGAAAATTTTATCTATCTCTACACATTTATTATGGCCTAGataaaattgtactatctcttcaatcctactatggttcggcctaaattttttcgatttctagattttgctactcttttggttaaTTTTGCTATATGTTGGACACaattcacaatcttggttctttagtggagaccataatggtcagaaagccatatgagttatcgtTCGATACATGGGGTTTAGAGTTTGtggtttggggtttagagtttcgagttaagggtttggCATTCAGTGTTTAGGGTTCAGGATTTATGGTTTGGGCAAATTGTTTCTATcactagacatttattaaggtttgggcaAATTGTTtctatctctaaaattttactatggtttgcacttagtttgtttatggtctctgtatttttctatTACTTGTtttatattttaatattggttggacacaaatcacattcttgggtttttggtggaaaccatttaatggtcaaaaatccataggtgtaagcattcgatagatagggtttagggtttgatgtttaggttggGTGTTACGGTTTAGGGTTAAGTGTTTGGGGTCTGgtgtttagtgtttagggttgagggttatggttaagtatttagggtttgggcaaattTTATCTAACTCGAGCCATTTAATATGGCCtagataaattgtactatctcttcaatcctaTAATGGTTCGGGGTCCAgtgtttagtgtttagggttgagggttatggttaagtgtttagggtttgggaaaattttatctatctctagacatttattatggcctagataaaattgtactatctcttcaatcttactatggttcggcctaaaatttttcgatttctagattttgctactcttttggttaaattttactataggttggacacaaatcacaatcttggttctttagtggaaaccataatggtcaaaaagccatacgagttatccttcgatacacagggtttagggtttggggtttagagtttcgagttaagggtttgtgttttagtgtttagtgtttagtgtATGGGCAAATTTTTtttgtctctagacatttattaaggtttggatacattgtactatctctaaaattttacaatggtttgcacttaattttttatgatctttgtattttactattacttggattacattttaatattggttggacacaattcgcattcttgggttttttgtggaaaccatttaatgttaaaaaatgcataggtgtaagcattcgatacatagggtcaaGGTTATAATGTTTAGGGTtggcgttagggtttagggttaagtgttttgggtctggtgtttagtgtttagggttgagggttatgattaagtgtttagtgtttggacacaaatcacaatcttggttctttagtggagaccataattgTCAAAAAGCcttatgagttatccttcgatacaaagggtttagggtttggggtttggggcttagagtttcgagttaagggtttggCTTTGAGTGTTTAGGGTTCAGGATTTATGGTTTGGCCAAtttttttctgtctctagacatttattaaggtttggataaattgtactatctctaaaattttactatggtttaCACTTATTTTGTTTATGGtctttgtattttactattacttggtttatattttaatattggttggacacaaatctcattcttgggtttttggtggaaaccatttaatggtaaaaaatccataggtgtaagcattcgatacatagggtttagggtttgatgtttacgttggacacaaatcacaatcttggttctttagtggagaccataatggtcaaaaagccatatgagttatccttcgatacatagggtttagggtttggcgtTTAGGGTTTCGAGTTCAAGGTTTGGGGTTCAGCGTTTAGTGCATAGGGTTAAAGATTAAGGCTTTGGGCAAATTtttctgtctttatacatttattaATGTTTGGATAAATAGTACTATCTCTACAATTTTACTATTGTTTGCCCTTAAATCTTTATGATCTTTGGATTTTAGTATTACTTGGTTTACATTTTAATatgggttggacacaaatcacattcttgggtttttagtggagaccatttaatggtaaaaaatccataggtataAGCATTCGGtatatagggtttagggtttgatgtttagggtTTGGGCGTTACGGTTTAGGGACACTACACGAcgattcacttacagcgacctacggttggttgctaaaacggccttcagtgacctacggttggtcgctaaaaacttttagcgacccataaggatggtcgctgtaagtgccgtcgctaaaagctttagcgaccgacatctttttagcgaccgaccgtctgttgctaatattatatatttagcgaccaaccgtaggttgctgtactatagatttagcaaccaacagtaagtcgtcatactatacatttagcaaccaacagaaagtcgccctttttacagttgttattaataaaaatatacatttaattaagcaccacaaatcacagatttttatacacgaatcataaagacatacacaattaatcagtataccacagtcatagatccatcacataaacacaaaagcaccacaattatatattcacaaaagtatcacaattataatatcattcacaactagatcaattacagatagctagctagatcattcacaaaagctccagagatgatcagtcacaaaagcaccacagcgACATCACTCCAGCTTGAAGCAGTTCTTCTCGTCTTCTGTTTTGTCTAACTtgtcttccttcttctcttcctgTTTAAGAAGAGAAATAAAGAAACCTTCATATTTCCACATACATGCATTACTAGACTAGTCAAGATTCGTGTATTTGCATACATGCACCACAATTATTAAATCTTGCAATGGTTTTTTTAGGTGTGCATAGCCATTACTTGCATATACTAACTGTGTATTTGCATGAAGATTTGGTGATAGATAATATATTTATTCTTATTTAGTCAAGGTGAAGCTGAACAATGCTATAGTCTAGAGGCAACATGAATTTCATTGCATCACAATACAGAGACCTTCACTGGAACCCAAAAAAGAACATACCTCTCCCTGGCTGTGCAATGATGCCAGCAAATCTTTAATAGATGGATCATTGGGATCAACACCAGGAAGCTGTTATTTTACACATAAAAGGGCCAATAAATTATTGAAGCTGCAGCTAAAATGTACCTGTATGCCATTAGTTTAAGAATAATACATACCGAATTAAGGATAGATGACACAAACGTTCTGTCTTCAAACACCTTACTCATATCAGTGTCACTGGACATGTTTGCATCCTGGACAGACATTTGAAGAGCTACATATAAACATCAGTGTCACTAGAAAGCAGTGGTTCACATAATCCTCCGATCCCATGGCTGCGCTTCAATGGACCCGGAAGAACCAGTCTCTCACCCGCCGCTGGGCCCGGAAGAACCAGTCT
Proteins encoded:
- the LOC118476932 gene encoding 26S proteasome non-ATPase regulatory subunit 4 homolog; this encodes MSVQDANMSSDTDMSKVFEDRTFVSSILNSLPGVDPNDPSIKDLLASLHSQGEEEKKEDKLDKTEDEKNCFKLE